Proteins encoded in a region of the Pseudomonadota bacterium genome:
- a CDS encoding adenylosuccinate synthase: MANIVIIGTQWGDEGKGKIVDLLSEYADIVVRFQGGNNAGHTMVVNGIQFIGHIVPSGILQKKTCIIGNGVVIDPKVLIEEIESLKSKGISIGPKSLMISETAHVIMPYHKNIDLASETTKGKNKIGTTGRGIGPCYEDKASRKGIRFVDFIDPEVFKEKLSTVLPEKNFILEKYLSDKALDANSIIKEYSIYAKRLAPFTKNVSVIIDNALKEGKQVLFEGAQGTHLDIDHGTYPFVTSSNTVSGNAACGSGIGPKAITYVLGIVKAYTTRVGAGPFTTELFDETGDYMQKKGAEFGATTGRKRRCGWLDAVILRNAVRLNSLTGLAITKLDVLGGLKTLKICTGYKYKRKIIKDMPASIKLLSECKPIYEEMPGWDEDISGIRKYKDLPKTTKQYLKRIEELIETPISLVSVGPGRDETIVIKNPLKKRKV, from the coding sequence TGCCGATATAGTCGTTCGTTTTCAGGGTGGAAATAATGCAGGCCACACAATGGTTGTAAACGGGATACAATTCATAGGACATATTGTGCCCTCCGGCATCTTGCAGAAAAAAACCTGTATTATTGGCAACGGAGTAGTAATTGATCCAAAAGTGCTTATTGAAGAAATAGAATCCTTAAAAAGCAAGGGAATATCAATAGGGCCGAAGAGTCTTATGATATCGGAAACTGCTCATGTTATCATGCCTTATCATAAAAATATCGATCTTGCCTCAGAAACCACAAAAGGGAAAAACAAGATAGGAACCACCGGGCGCGGAATCGGCCCATGTTATGAAGATAAGGCATCACGAAAGGGAATACGTTTTGTGGATTTTATTGATCCTGAAGTTTTCAAAGAAAAACTTAGCACTGTTCTTCCCGAAAAAAATTTTATCTTAGAAAAATATCTTTCAGATAAAGCGCTTGATGCAAACAGCATAATTAAAGAATACTCTATTTATGCAAAACGTCTTGCACCTTTCACAAAAAATGTTTCGGTTATAATTGACAATGCATTAAAAGAGGGCAAGCAGGTTCTTTTTGAAGGGGCTCAGGGGACACATCTTGATATTGATCATGGAACTTATCCTTTCGTTACTTCATCAAATACAGTTTCAGGCAATGCCGCATGTGGCTCCGGTATCGGCCCAAAAGCAATTACCTACGTGCTCGGAATCGTAAAAGCTTATACCACAAGAGTCGGAGCAGGCCCATTTACTACCGAACTGTTCGATGAAACCGGCGATTACATGCAGAAAAAAGGGGCCGAATTCGGCGCTACAACAGGCAGAAAGAGAAGATGTGGGTGGCTTGATGCAGTTATTTTGCGAAATGCAGTCAGATTAAACAGCTTAACTGGCCTTGCTATTACAAAACTTGATGTTCTTGGCGGCTTAAAAACGCTCAAAATTTGCACAGGGTATAAATATAAAAGAAAGATTATAAAAGATATGCCTGCCTCCATTAAATTATTATCGGAATGCAAACCGATATACGAGGAAATGCCGGGCTGGGATGAAGATATCTCAGGCATACGAAAATATAAAGATCTTCCGAAAACAACAAAACAATATTTAAAAAGAATTGAAGAGCTTATTGAAACGCCGATAAGTCTTGTTTCAGTTGGCCCGGGAAGAGATGAAACAATAGTTATTAAAAATCCGCTTAAAAAGCGTAAGGTTTAA